The following coding sequences lie in one Musa acuminata AAA Group cultivar baxijiao chromosome BXJ3-1, Cavendish_Baxijiao_AAA, whole genome shotgun sequence genomic window:
- the LOC135629600 gene encoding dihydrolipoyl dehydrogenase 2, chloroplastic-like produces MCTLPLVVSLKQGRKVRRIGLKYVLPRLVSRLTQKLWQRMKLIYRPDKGEIRGVHILGLHAADLIHEASNAIALGTRLQDIKFAVHAHPTLSEVLHELFKSSKVNVGVPSSVSQPVAAKPVFR; encoded by the exons ATGTGTACACTGCCCTTGGTAGTGAG CCTCAAGCAAGGGAGAAAGGTGAGAAGGATAGGTTTGAAGTACGTGTTGCCAAGACTAGTTTCAAGGCTAACAcaaaagctctggcagagaatgaAG TTGATATACAGACCTGATAAAGGGGAGATCCGTGGAGTTCATATTTTAGGGCTGCATGCTGCAGACCTCATCCATGAGGCATCAAATGCGATAGCCCTGGGAACACGTCTACAG GATATAAAATTTGCCGTTCATGCGCATCCAACTTTATCTGAAGTTTTACACGAACTCTTCAAATCTTCTAAG GTTAATGTTGGTGTCCCGTCTTCTGTAAGTCAACCAGTTGCAGCCAAACCAGTCTTTAGATGA